Proteins encoded within one genomic window of Episyrphus balteatus chromosome 1, idEpiBalt1.1, whole genome shotgun sequence:
- the LOC129907190 gene encoding activity-regulated cytoskeleton associated protein 1-like, translating to MSLVQMTTEQLQQLIEAVKVAAIADNPVASAPAPSKGSFTNCGSRFGGERDHYAVEEFITSVETFKDIEHIKDEDALRGISLLFYDLASTWWQGVKREAKTWNDAVELIRSHFAPTKPAYQIYMEIFQHNQGTGIGIDTFVLAKRALLAQLPEGRHNEESEIDLIYGLLNVDYRKHIARHDVKTFKDLLEKARIVEHNDTETFEDPAPKPSTERGSGLGGRNRCSYCSYRGHTIENCRKKKSAEGH from the coding sequence ATGTCGTTAGTCCAAATGACCACTGAACAACTTCAACAGTTGATTGAAGCAGTAAAAGTTGCAGCTATCGCTGATAATCCAGTTGCATCAGCACCAGCACCATCAAAAGGAAGTTTCACCAATTGCGGTTCTCGTTTTGGAGGAGAACGTGACCACTATGCTGTCGAAGAGTTCATCACATCAGTGGAAACATTTAAAGACATCGAACACATTAAGGATGAAGACGCATTACGTGGCATATCCTTGTTGTTCTACGATCTTGCATCGACATGGTGGCAAGGTGTCAAAAGGGAAGCAAAGACTTGGAATGATGCCGTTGAACTTATTCGTAGCCATTTCGCACCCACCAAACCAGCTTATCAGATCTACATGGAGATCTTCCAGCATAACCAAGGCACAGGTATCGGCATAGATACATTTGTGTTGGCTAAGCGAGCTTTATTAGCACAATTGCCTGAAGGACGTCATAATGAAGAATCTGAGATCGATTTGATTTATGGATTATTGAATGTTGACTACCGCAAACATATCGCTCGTCATGATGTCAAGACATTCAAAGATCTGCTGGAGAAGGCTAGAATTGTCGAACATAATGATACCGAAACTTTCGAGGATCCTGCACCAAAACCGTCGACAGAAAGGGGAAGTGGCCTTGGTGGAAGAAATAGATGTTCATACTGCAGCTATCGAGGACATACCATCGAAAACTGCCGCAAAAAGAAGTCAGCTGAAGGTCATTAA